Proteins encoded within one genomic window of Epinephelus lanceolatus isolate andai-2023 chromosome 9, ASM4190304v1, whole genome shotgun sequence:
- the LOC117253132 gene encoding uracil-DNA glycosylase-like, which yields MGTPPGFGKSWRKELSAEFGKPYFKRLMNFVSEERKRHTVYPPAEQVFSWTQMCDIRDVKVVILGQDPYHGPNQAHGLCFSVKRPVSPPPSLKNIYKELVSDIKGFEHPGHGDLTGWSQQGVLLLNTVLTVQAHQANSHKDQGWETFTDAVVQWLSNNLEGLVFMLWGSYAQKKGAAINRKRHHVLKTVHPSPSSAHKGFFGCRHFSKANKLLKKSGKAPINWRAL from the exons ATGGGGACTCCTCCAGGGTTTGGGAAAAGCTGGAGAAAGGAACTGTCGGCTGAGTTTGGAAAGCCCTACTTTAAAAGG CTGATGAACTTTGTCTCTGAAGAGAGAAAACGCCACACTGTGTACCCTCCTGCTGAACAGGTCTTCAGCTGGACTCAGATGTGTGACATCCGAGAT GTCAAAGTGGTGATTCTTGGCCAGGATCCATATCATGGTCCTAACCAAGCACATGGATTGTGCTTTAGTGTCAAAAGACCAGTGAGTCCTCCACCCAG TCTGAAGAACATATACAAAGAGCTGGTGTCGGACATTAAAGGCTTTGAGCATCCTGGACATGGAGATCTGACTGGCTGGTCCCAACAAG GTGTGCTGTTGCTCAACACTGTGTTGACCGTCCAAGCGCACCAGGCCAACTCCCACAAAGACCAAGGCTGGGAGACCTTCACTGACGCTGTGGTGCAGTGGCTCAGCAACAACCTGGAAGGCCTTGTCTTCATGCTGTGGGGATCATATGCTCAGAAGAAAGGAGCTGCTATTAACAGG AAACGCCACCACGTCCTGAAGACTGTGCATCCCTCTCCCTCGTCTGCTCACAAAGGATTTTTTGGGTGCAGGCATTTCTCAAAGGCTAACAAGCTGCTAAAGAAGTCTGGAAAGGCTCCAATAAACTGGAGGGCACTTTAA
- the pxmp2 gene encoding peroxisomal membrane protein 2, with protein sequence MPVQSVPVRDASVQFRLLQQYLLLLKKYPILTKSVTSGILSALGNLLSQTLEARKKAKNGAAVSEIDTTGAARYAIYGLFITGPVSHYFYQLMEVWIPTTDPLCIVKRLLLDRLFFAPGFLLLFYFVMNVLEAKGWRDFEMKMKQSYWTALKMNWKVWTPFQFININFVPVQFRVLFANMVALFWYAYLASVRK encoded by the exons ATGCCTGTGCAGAGTGTGCCAGTCCGGGACGCGTCCGTTCAGTTCCGTTTGTTACAGCAGTACCTGCTCCTCCTGAAGAAGTACCCCATCCTCACTAAGTCTGTCACGag TGGCATCCTCTCAGCTCTAGGAAATCTTTTGTCTCAGACTTTGGAGGCGAGGAAAAAGGCCAAGAATGGGGCCGCGGTCAGTGAGATTGACACAACTGGAGCTGCACGCTACGCCATTTATGG GTTGTTTATTACCGGGCCGGTGAGCCATTACTTCTACCAGCTGATGGAAGTGTGGATACCCACCACAGACCCGCTCTGCATAGTCAAACGTCTGCTACTGGATCGACTTTTTTTTGCCCCGGGGTTTCTGCTCCTTTTCTACTTTGTTATGAACGTCCTGGAG GCTAAAGGGTGGAGAGACTTTGAAATGAAGATGAAACAAAGTTACTGGACTGCTTTAAAGATGAACTGGAAAGTGTGGACGCCCTTCCAGTTCATCAATATCAACTTTGTGCCTGTACAG TTCCGAGTGCTGTTTGCCAACATGGTGGCCTTATTTTGGTACGCCTACCTTGCATCTGTGAGGAAATGA
- the LOC117252074 gene encoding uncharacterized protein LOC117252074, whose translation MDITIVMLNGTSHTLSVHPGDTVGSLKQRIQDKFGVPCEKQKLMFVNGQKTHLSNDVMSISSYGLHPGARVSLLVIEPPTIQVFVRNEKGKLNTYDIKADETVDNLKSRVQSREGVPVSQQRLIHQGREMTGGKLADYNVTANSTIDLNLRLRGG comes from the coding sequence ATGGATATAACCATCGTTATGCTGAACGGGACTTCCCACACACTGAGCGTGCACCCAGGGGACACAGTGGGCTCTCTGAAACAACGCATCCAGGACAAGTTTGGAGTCCCCTGTGAGAAGCAGAAGCTGATGTTTGTGAATGGTCAGAAGACTCACCTGAGCAATGACGTAATGTCCATCAGCTCCTACGGTTTGCACCCCGGTGCCAGGGTGTCCCTGCTGGTGATCGAGCCGCCGACCATCCAGGTGTTCGTCAGAAACGAGAAGGGGAAGCTCAACACCTATGACATCAAAGCTGACGAGACTGTGGACAACTTAAAGAGCAGGGtccagagcagagagggggTCCCGGTGAGCCAGCAGAGGCTCATTCACCAGGGCAGAGAGATGACGGGGGGCAAACTGGCGGACTACAACGTCACTGCCAACAGCACCATCGACCTGAATCTGCGTCTGAGGGGAGGCTGA